From the genome of Pararhizobium sp. A13, one region includes:
- a CDS encoding MFS transporter has translation MTSTLLIAFRHPVVRLSMIAIFLFGFTGAATSPYQSVIGITELGLSDAFYSILIFAAAAVNVAASLWVGVLADRIGNYRILLMTVMVFGVVGYGLVYAVPVPASFVFCTLVLLPVYNSTTSLLFANVRAIANASGGRDAAAINSGVRAAISVAWVLVPGLVALVLTGSGSMLPAYLLACLGCIVNLALVFVKLPAAAGPPAQISHRHSYLASFAEVLSPKVFARLMAVSLITSTLHVNAAVQPLIITGTAGGRVTDIGAIVGIVAFLEVVFIFVWARIQLHLHPVTALAAGTVLYAAYLALLAFSSAPWQIYALTPLSAFAAAALISIPITYIQDLIADRPGLGSSLISVNLFLSGGLSAILFALGTRFSDYSGTSLLGAFAGMLGFALLIYLDGRHTARPSAC, from the coding sequence ATGACCTCCACGCTGTTGATCGCCTTCCGCCACCCTGTGGTCAGGCTGAGCATGATCGCGATCTTCCTGTTTGGATTCACGGGTGCTGCGACGTCGCCCTATCAGTCGGTCATCGGCATCACCGAGCTGGGGCTGAGCGATGCCTTCTATTCGATCCTGATATTCGCCGCGGCTGCCGTCAACGTTGCCGCAAGCCTCTGGGTTGGCGTGCTTGCCGACCGCATCGGCAACTACCGGATATTGCTGATGACCGTGATGGTGTTCGGCGTTGTCGGTTATGGCCTGGTCTATGCCGTGCCGGTACCGGCCAGTTTCGTGTTCTGCACACTGGTCCTGCTGCCGGTCTACAATTCGACGACATCGCTGCTGTTTGCCAATGTCCGCGCGATCGCCAATGCCTCGGGCGGGCGTGATGCCGCCGCGATCAATTCCGGGGTTCGCGCGGCGATTTCAGTTGCCTGGGTGCTTGTGCCCGGCCTTGTTGCACTCGTACTGACGGGAAGCGGCAGCATGTTGCCCGCCTATCTTCTCGCCTGCCTCGGCTGCATCGTCAACCTGGCGCTGGTCTTCGTCAAACTGCCGGCCGCCGCCGGACCTCCTGCACAGATCAGCCATCGTCACTCCTATCTCGCCTCCTTCGCCGAAGTTCTCTCGCCCAAGGTGTTTGCGCGGCTGATGGCTGTCTCGCTGATCACCTCGACGCTGCATGTCAACGCGGCGGTCCAGCCGCTGATCATAACCGGTACCGCCGGTGGCAGGGTCACCGATATCGGTGCCATCGTCGGGATCGTCGCTTTCCTCGAAGTCGTCTTCATCTTCGTCTGGGCGCGCATCCAGCTTCACCTGCACCCGGTAACGGCGCTTGCGGCCGGCACGGTGCTCTATGCGGCCTATCTGGCGTTGCTCGCCTTTTCCTCCGCGCCCTGGCAGATCTATGCCCTGACGCCGCTCAGCGCTTTCGCTGCCGCGGCGCTGATCAGCATTCCGATAACCTACATCCAAGACCTGATCGCCGATCGTCCCGGTCTTGGAAGCTCGCTTATTTCGGTCAACCTGTTCCTAAGCGGCGGGCTTAGTGCCATCCTGTTTGCGCTTGGGACCCGGTTCAGCGACTATTCCGGAACGTCGCTGCTCGGTGCATTTGCCGGCATGCTGGGCTTCGCTTTGCTCATCTATCTCGACGGCCGCCACACGGCGCGGCCGTCGGCATGCTGA
- a CDS encoding M81 family metallopeptidase translates to MRIAVGGIHTECSTYSPVLMAIEDFRVLRDADLLGAEYFNFLNADGIEHVPLLHARAIPGGPVSRQAYETFKAEFLAKLEAALPIDGLYLAMHGAMNVEGMDDAEGDWISAARGIVGPDCPVAASYDLHGNVSQRIIDQLDIFAAYRTAPHIDVRETMVRAWSMLVETLRTGRRPGVAWAKVPVLLPGECTSTEDEPAKSIYLGLSSFDAKPGVLDANLMIGYVWADEPRATACAVVTGVDKTSALKAAEEIALQYWDARKSFGFGPQTGPLEEMLDIAEKATTSPVILADSADNPTGGGVGDRADVLRALLARNWHGALIAGITDRPAVEACFAAGEGATVALRLGGGLDPASLPADVTAIVVRLDDQASPAERQALVRVGGIEIVLSARRRPYHNIQDFQRLGLDPKAVQLLVVKSGYLSPELAPIANPNLMALTDGVVNQDIANLASNRRVRPVFPFDRNFEFKPQARLSARWDALADSADRAER, encoded by the coding sequence ATGCGCATAGCCGTCGGTGGTATCCATACCGAGTGCAGTACCTATTCGCCTGTCCTGATGGCAATCGAGGATTTTCGTGTACTTCGCGATGCCGATTTGCTCGGCGCCGAATATTTCAACTTTCTCAATGCCGACGGCATCGAGCATGTGCCTCTGCTGCACGCCCGCGCGATACCTGGGGGACCAGTGTCGCGACAGGCCTACGAGACCTTCAAGGCCGAGTTCCTTGCAAAGCTTGAGGCGGCCCTGCCGATCGACGGTCTCTACCTGGCGATGCATGGCGCGATGAACGTCGAGGGCATGGACGATGCCGAGGGCGACTGGATTTCCGCCGCGCGCGGGATTGTCGGCCCCGATTGCCCGGTCGCTGCGAGTTATGACCTGCACGGCAATGTCAGCCAGAGGATCATCGATCAGCTCGATATCTTCGCGGCCTATCGCACCGCGCCGCATATCGATGTCCGCGAGACCATGGTGCGCGCCTGGTCGATGTTGGTCGAGACGCTGCGCACCGGCCGGCGCCCGGGTGTCGCCTGGGCCAAGGTGCCCGTCCTGCTGCCAGGCGAATGCACCTCGACCGAGGACGAGCCGGCAAAGTCGATCTATCTCGGGCTTTCGTCTTTCGACGCGAAACCCGGCGTCCTCGATGCCAACCTCATGATCGGCTATGTCTGGGCCGATGAGCCACGGGCAACGGCCTGTGCGGTTGTCACTGGCGTGGACAAGACCAGTGCGCTGAAGGCCGCCGAGGAGATCGCCCTCCAATACTGGGATGCCCGAAAGAGTTTCGGCTTCGGCCCGCAGACCGGGCCGCTGGAAGAGATGCTCGACATCGCCGAGAAGGCGACCACATCTCCGGTCATTCTTGCCGATTCCGCCGACAATCCGACCGGCGGTGGCGTCGGCGACCGCGCTGATGTGTTGCGCGCGCTTCTTGCCCGTAACTGGCACGGCGCTCTCATCGCCGGCATCACCGATCGGCCTGCCGTCGAAGCCTGCTTTGCCGCGGGCGAGGGAGCGACGGTCGCCCTTCGTCTCGGCGGCGGCCTCGATCCGGCAAGCCTTCCGGCTGACGTCACGGCAATCGTCGTTCGCCTTGATGATCAGGCGTCTCCGGCCGAACGCCAAGCTTTGGTGCGCGTCGGTGGCATCGAGATCGTGCTTTCAGCGCGCCGCCGCCCCTATCATAATATTCAGGACTTCCAGCGGCTCGGGCTCGATCCGAAGGCCGTGCAGCTCTTGGTGGTGAAGTCCGGCTATCTGTCGCCGGAACTGGCGCCGATCGCCAATCCGAACCTGATGGCGTTGACCGATGGCGTCGTCAATCAGGACATCGCCAATCTCGCGAGCAACCGAAGGGTGAGGCCGGTCTTTCCCTTCGACCGGAATTTTGAATTTAAGCCGCAGGCCAGACTTTCAGCGCGTTGGGACGCTTTGGCAGATTCGGCGGACCGAGCCGAACGATAG
- a CDS encoding RidA family protein, with protein MPIKRYGAEQTGAGGKSLPFARAVEANGWLHVSGQVAMEDGEIIEGGIIPQTHKTIANLLAILAEAGYGPEHIVRCGVWLDDPRDFWTFNKIYQDYFGEHPPARACVQASMMVDCKLEIDCVAYKEKTA; from the coding sequence ATGCCCATCAAACGTTACGGCGCCGAACAGACCGGCGCTGGCGGCAAGTCGCTGCCGTTCGCCCGCGCGGTAGAGGCGAATGGTTGGCTCCATGTTTCCGGCCAGGTTGCAATGGAAGACGGCGAGATCATCGAGGGCGGCATCATCCCGCAGACCCACAAGACGATCGCCAACCTGCTGGCGATTTTGGCTGAAGCCGGCTACGGCCCCGAGCATATCGTCCGCTGCGGCGTCTGGCTCGACGACCCGCGCGACTTCTGGACCTTCAACAAGATCTATCAGGACTATTTCGGCGAGCATCCGCCCGCCCGTGCCTGCGTACAGGCGTCGATGATGGTCGATTGCAAGTTAGAGATCGATTGCGTCGCCTACAAGGAAAAGACTGCGTGA
- a CDS encoding extracellular solute-binding protein — MTAQAADQEISWIYCGDKIDPIHEKYIKEWEGQNAGWKIAPEVVGWEQCQDKATTLAVAGTPVGMAYVGSRTLKEFAQNDLIIPVPMTDDEKKAYYPNIVDTVTFDGNQWGVPIAFSTKALYWNKDLFKAAGLDPETPPKTWADEIAFAKQIKEKTGTAGYGLPAKTFDNTMHQFMHWVYTNNGKVIDGDKIVMDSPEVLAALQAYKDITPYSVEGATAYEQNEIRAIFLDGKVGMIQAGSGAAARLKDTKINWGVAALPLGPSAKGEGTLLITDSLAIFKGTGVEEKAAEFAKYITSTDIQHEYELQGGAGLTPLRPGALVDEFVAKEPYWKPFIDGIAYGGPEPLFTDYKGFQNVIIEMVQSVVTGKAEPADALKKAAADIEQYK; from the coding sequence ATGACTGCACAGGCTGCTGACCAGGAAATCAGCTGGATCTATTGCGGCGACAAGATCGATCCGATTCACGAAAAATACATCAAGGAATGGGAAGGCCAGAACGCCGGCTGGAAGATCGCGCCCGAGGTTGTCGGGTGGGAGCAGTGCCAGGACAAGGCGACGACGCTTGCCGTTGCCGGTACGCCGGTCGGCATGGCCTATGTCGGCTCGCGCACGCTGAAGGAGTTCGCGCAGAACGATCTGATCATCCCGGTCCCGATGACTGACGACGAGAAGAAGGCCTACTATCCGAACATCGTCGATACCGTCACCTTCGACGGCAACCAGTGGGGCGTGCCGATCGCCTTCTCGACCAAGGCTCTCTACTGGAACAAGGATCTGTTCAAGGCTGCTGGTCTCGACCCGGAAACCCCGCCGAAGACCTGGGCGGACGAGATCGCCTTTGCCAAGCAGATCAAGGAAAAGACCGGAACCGCTGGCTACGGCCTGCCGGCCAAAACGTTCGACAACACGATGCACCAGTTCATGCATTGGGTTTACACCAACAATGGCAAGGTGATCGATGGCGACAAGATCGTCATGGATAGCCCTGAAGTGCTGGCAGCGCTGCAGGCCTACAAGGACATTACGCCCTATTCCGTCGAAGGTGCCACCGCCTACGAACAGAACGAAATCCGCGCCATCTTCCTCGACGGCAAAGTCGGCATGATCCAGGCGGGCTCGGGTGCCGCTGCCCGCCTCAAGGATACCAAGATCAACTGGGGTGTCGCAGCCTTGCCGCTCGGCCCCTCCGCCAAGGGCGAAGGCACGCTTCTCATTACTGACAGCCTGGCGATCTTCAAGGGCACGGGCGTCGAGGAGAAGGCGGCTGAATTCGCCAAATACATCACCTCGACCGACATCCAGCACGAATACGAACTGCAGGGCGGCGCCGGCCTGACGCCCCTGCGTCCAGGTGCCCTTGTCGACGAATTCGTAGCCAAGGAGCCTTACTGGAAGCCGTTCATCGATGGCATCGCCTATGGCGGTCCAGAGCCGCTTTTCACCGACTACAAGGGCTTCCAGAACGTGATCATCGAAATGGTCCAGTCCGTCGTAACAGGCAAGGCAGAGCCGGCCGACGCGCTGAAGAAGGCAGCTGCCGATATCGAGCAGTACAAGTAA
- a CDS encoding SDR family oxidoreductase produces the protein MTSSVAIVTGAAGDIGRAIARRLGEDHDIVLMPDLDGAAAERAAASLGPPGQFVAFACDITDPANVADMARRAAALGMVRTLVNNAGAARAVSLHDTTPEIWRMDSVLNLEAAFVCFRAVEEALKATKGSVVNIASVNGTHVFGHPAYSAAKAGLLHLTKLIAVEYGKFGIRANAVSPGTVRTQAWEDRAAANPNVFDDARRWYPLQRIAIPEDVANAVGFLASPLAAAITGACLPVDCGLTAGQAELARTFSQSDHY, from the coding sequence ATGACTTCATCTGTCGCGATCGTAACGGGGGCCGCTGGCGACATCGGTAGGGCGATCGCCCGCCGTCTGGGCGAAGACCATGATATCGTGCTGATGCCCGATCTCGACGGCGCTGCGGCCGAGAGGGCAGCAGCCAGCCTCGGCCCCCCCGGTCAGTTCGTCGCCTTTGCCTGTGACATCACCGATCCGGCAAATGTCGCCGATATGGCGCGGCGTGCCGCGGCGCTGGGAATGGTGCGAACCCTCGTCAACAATGCCGGCGCGGCCCGCGCGGTCAGTCTTCACGATACCACGCCCGAAATCTGGCGCATGGACAGCGTGCTTAATCTGGAGGCTGCCTTCGTCTGCTTTCGCGCTGTGGAAGAAGCGCTGAAGGCGACGAAGGGCTCGGTCGTCAACATCGCCTCGGTCAACGGCACCCATGTCTTCGGCCATCCGGCCTATAGCGCCGCAAAGGCCGGCCTGCTGCACCTGACGAAACTGATCGCCGTCGAATATGGCAAGTTCGGCATCCGGGCCAATGCCGTCTCGCCCGGAACGGTCCGCACCCAGGCCTGGGAGGATCGCGCCGCTGCCAATCCGAATGTCTTCGACGACGCGAGGCGCTGGTATCCGCTGCAGCGGATCGCCATTCCGGAAGATGTCGCCAATGCCGTCGGCTTTCTTGCCAGCCCACTTGCCGCCGCCATCACCGGCGCCTGCCTGCCGGTCGATTGCGGCCTGACGGCCGGCCAGGCCGAACTCGCCCGTACCTTCTCCCAATCGGACCACTACTAA
- a CDS encoding MurR/RpiR family transcriptional regulator, translated as MDIFSTLQEEKGKLSQAESRIAEILLTDFEFAVNASIIELAGKADVSPPTVTRFCRRLGCESFSDFKVQLARTAYVGMRYLKPEPKSREPADVAQDIVTKAQNALFLLHRNLDLAAIERATERLAAADMIYAFGSGGNSSMIASEMQNRLFRLGLRVTASSDHSMQLMMAAAARPTDVLIGSSFSGRNAELVRSFSLARDQKVTTIALTQSGSPVARAADITVSVDLPEGNNIYRPTSTRIAYLALVDIIASLVAYHIQPQATVTLRRIKQQLVAHRDGDDRQLLGD; from the coding sequence ATGGATATTTTCTCCACGCTTCAGGAAGAGAAAGGCAAGCTCTCGCAAGCCGAAAGCCGCATCGCAGAGATCCTGCTCACCGATTTTGAGTTTGCCGTGAATGCCTCGATCATCGAGCTCGCGGGCAAGGCAGATGTCTCGCCGCCGACCGTCACCCGCTTTTGCCGCCGCCTCGGCTGCGAGAGCTTTTCCGATTTCAAGGTTCAGCTGGCGCGCACCGCCTATGTCGGCATGCGCTATCTCAAGCCGGAGCCGAAGAGCCGGGAGCCTGCCGACGTGGCCCAGGATATCGTCACCAAGGCGCAGAACGCGCTTTTCCTGCTGCACCGCAATCTCGACCTTGCGGCGATCGAACGGGCCACCGAGCGGCTCGCCGCGGCAGATATGATTTATGCGTTCGGCTCCGGCGGCAATTCGTCGATGATTGCCAGCGAAATGCAGAACCGTCTCTTTCGTCTGGGGCTGCGGGTGACGGCGAGCTCCGATCACAGCATGCAATTGATGATGGCCGCCGCCGCCAGACCGACGGACGTGCTCATCGGCTCCTCGTTTTCCGGCCGCAACGCCGAACTCGTCCGCTCCTTCTCGCTGGCGCGCGACCAGAAAGTAACGACCATCGCGCTGACGCAGAGCGGCAGTCCGGTTGCCCGCGCAGCCGATATCACCGTTTCGGTCGATTTGCCGGAGGGCAACAATATCTATCGGCCGACATCGACCCGCATCGCTTACCTTGCGCTGGTCGATATCATCGCGAGCCTTGTCGCCTACCACATCCAGCCGCAGGCGACAGTGACGCTGCGACGCATCAAGCAGCAACTGGTCGCCCATCGTGACGGCGACGACCGCCAGCTTCTCGGGGATTAG
- a CDS encoding M81 family metallopeptidase has translation MRIFTAALATETNTFSPICVDRRAFEASLYAPPGEHPETPTLCSAPITVGRRLATERGFELIEGTAAWADPAGLVNRLTYEGLRDEILNQLRAALPVDAVVLGLHGAMVADGYEDTEGDFLAHVRDIVGPDILVCAELDPHSHLTAKRLAAANFFVYFKEFPHTDFVDRAEDLWCIALNTLAGRVKPVMSVFDCRMIDVYPTSREPMRSFVDKIMRMEIADADILSISVVHGFMAGDVPEMGTKMVVLTDGKPEKGAVLARELGLELFAKRGTFIMPQIDERAAVSRALAAASGPVVIADTWDNPGGGTAGDATVLLAELLAQGAKDTAVGTIWDPMAVQICMAAGEGAEIQLRFGAKSAPGTGNPIDGVVKVVRLVRNAEMRFGESYAPFGDAAHIQLNGIDIILNSTRAQSFDPSLFSVMGIEPTSRKILVIKSTNHFYASFAPIASEILYCSAGTPYPNNPTRTAYRRAPRDIWPMVDNPHGMDQGAA, from the coding sequence TTGCGCATATTTACCGCCGCCCTGGCAACCGAAACAAACACCTTCTCGCCGATCTGCGTCGATCGCCGCGCCTTCGAGGCCTCGCTTTACGCACCACCGGGCGAGCATCCCGAAACGCCGACGCTCTGCTCGGCGCCGATCACCGTCGGCCGCCGGCTTGCCACTGAGCGGGGTTTCGAACTGATCGAAGGAACGGCCGCCTGGGCAGACCCGGCCGGCCTTGTCAATCGCCTGACCTACGAGGGCCTGCGCGACGAGATTCTCAATCAGTTGCGCGCAGCTCTTCCGGTCGACGCTGTCGTGCTTGGTCTTCACGGCGCCATGGTCGCCGACGGCTACGAGGATACCGAAGGCGATTTCCTCGCCCACGTGCGCGATATCGTCGGACCGGATATCCTGGTTTGCGCCGAGCTCGACCCGCACAGCCATCTGACAGCGAAGCGCCTGGCGGCCGCGAATTTCTTCGTCTATTTCAAGGAATTCCCGCATACCGACTTCGTCGATCGCGCCGAGGACCTGTGGTGCATCGCGCTCAATACGCTCGCCGGCCGCGTCAAGCCGGTGATGTCGGTGTTCGACTGCCGCATGATCGACGTCTATCCGACATCACGTGAGCCGATGCGTTCCTTCGTCGACAAGATCATGCGGATGGAAATCGCGGATGCGGATATTCTGTCGATCTCCGTCGTGCATGGTTTCATGGCTGGCGACGTGCCGGAAATGGGCACGAAAATGGTCGTGCTCACCGACGGTAAGCCGGAAAAAGGCGCCGTGCTCGCCCGCGAGCTTGGCCTTGAGCTTTTCGCCAAGCGCGGGACGTTCATCATGCCGCAGATCGACGAGAGAGCAGCGGTTTCCCGCGCTCTTGCCGCGGCAAGCGGACCGGTGGTGATCGCCGACACCTGGGACAATCCGGGCGGCGGGACGGCCGGCGATGCGACGGTGCTGCTGGCGGAATTGCTGGCGCAGGGCGCAAAGGACACGGCGGTCGGCACGATCTGGGATCCGATGGCGGTACAGATTTGCATGGCGGCCGGCGAAGGCGCCGAGATCCAGTTGCGCTTCGGCGCGAAATCGGCGCCGGGCACCGGCAATCCGATCGACGGCGTCGTCAAGGTCGTCCGGCTCGTGCGCAATGCCGAGATGCGTTTCGGCGAAAGCTATGCGCCCTTCGGTGATGCGGCGCATATCCAGCTCAACGGCATAGACATCATCCTGAACTCGACGCGGGCACAGAGCTTCGACCCGAGCCTGTTTTCGGTGATGGGGATCGAGCCGACATCGCGGAAAATACTGGTCATCAAATCGACCAACCATTTCTACGCATCCTTCGCCCCGATCGCCTCGGAAATCCTCTATTGCTCGGCAGGGACGCCCTATCCGAACAACCCGACCCGCACGGCCTATCGCCGGGCGCCGCGTGACATCTGGCCGATGGTGGACAATCCGCATGGGATGGACCAGGGCGCGGCTTGA
- the ugpC gene encoding sn-glycerol-3-phosphate ABC transporter ATP-binding protein UgpC, with product MGQLNLNTVQKFYGTFEVLKGINLEVRNGEFVVFVGPSGCGKSTLLRMIAGLDETSSGDILIDGKRVNDLPPVKRGIAMVFQSYALYPHMTVFENIAFPLRVEKMQEDKLKAKVENAARILHLDQRLQQKPGLLSGGQRQRVAIGRAIVREPKIFLFDEPLSNLDAALRADMRIELAKLHRQLKATMIYVTHDQVEAMTMADRIVVLNAGEIAQTGAPLALYHKPANTFVAGFIGNPKMNMLPVVCRSVGAGGVEIEYQGQSTTIPVEGRAGLVGQPLTLGIRPEHIQFGAADLVMTIAPSVIERLGAHTVAYAALNGEGENFCAMLPGSAAIRTEETVPVGINAADCHLFDADGIALERRVELTDVDMGLLKAGAV from the coding sequence TTGGGACAGCTCAATCTCAACACGGTTCAGAAATTCTACGGTACGTTCGAGGTGCTGAAAGGCATTAACCTCGAGGTCCGCAACGGCGAGTTCGTCGTTTTCGTCGGACCGTCCGGCTGCGGCAAGTCGACCTTGCTCCGGATGATCGCCGGTCTCGACGAGACCAGTTCCGGTGACATCCTGATCGACGGCAAGCGGGTCAACGACCTGCCGCCGGTCAAGCGCGGCATCGCCATGGTGTTTCAGTCCTATGCGCTCTATCCGCATATGACGGTGTTCGAGAATATTGCCTTCCCGCTGCGTGTCGAAAAGATGCAGGAGGACAAGCTCAAGGCCAAGGTGGAGAACGCCGCTCGCATCCTTCACCTCGACCAACGGCTCCAGCAGAAGCCGGGATTGCTCTCGGGCGGCCAGCGCCAGCGTGTGGCGATCGGCCGGGCGATCGTGCGCGAGCCGAAGATCTTCCTTTTCGATGAGCCGCTGTCCAACCTCGACGCGGCGCTGCGCGCCGACATGCGCATCGAACTGGCGAAACTCCACCGGCAATTGAAGGCGACGATGATCTACGTCACGCACGACCAGGTCGAGGCGATGACGATGGCGGACCGGATCGTCGTCCTCAATGCCGGGGAGATCGCCCAGACCGGAGCGCCGCTTGCGCTCTATCACAAACCTGCAAACACCTTCGTTGCCGGCTTCATCGGCAACCCGAAGATGAACATGCTGCCGGTCGTCTGCAGATCCGTGGGAGCCGGCGGCGTCGAGATCGAATATCAGGGGCAGTCGACGACGATCCCCGTCGAGGGGCGGGCCGGCCTCGTCGGACAGCCATTGACGCTCGGCATACGCCCGGAACACATCCAGTTCGGTGCGGCCGACCTCGTCATGACAATTGCGCCTTCGGTGATCGAGCGCCTCGGTGCCCACACCGTTGCCTATGCCGCGCTCAATGGCGAAGGCGAGAACTTCTGCGCCATGCTGCCCGGCAGCGCCGCGATCCGGACGGAGGAGACGGTTCCGGTCGGCATCAACGCCGCCGACTGCCACCTCTTCGATGCCGACGGCATCGCGCTTGAGCGCCGGGTCGAACTCACCGATGTCGACATGGGGCTTTTAAAGGCAGGCGCGGTCTGA
- a CDS encoding family 20 glycosylhydrolase — MQSAPYRLESAWQPDGGPHGRFTFSLFNLCDRPVENFTIVYTSLTRVIDQKACENATFVKRDANYHEFAPPAGFVLAPGASWAFSVSGLHRKAVHCTDGAKSAYLTLGDGSHAAVAVSDLLLEGRVSEPPPVLLPEGKLDLPFALQPWPRRIDAEAGEGFPVCLYPAAGASLEDLRAVDTVLALFRRLFEADHVPFSLTPNSQGRALHLEPDAALAPEGYELSFSANDVSLRFGGTAGRQYGLTSLAQLLNGARREPAKFRFPIRGTVSDAPRYSWRGCHLDVSRQFYPLSDLSRLIDILAWLKLNIFHWHLTDDEAWRLEIKAYPQLTTVGVRRGPDGPLLPQLGNGAEPVGGFYSQDDVRRLVGHASALHIEIVPEIDIPGHNAATLVALRDLSDGQEAPESYHSVQGYANNALNPAVPFSYEFLEKVFDEMVELFPSAYIHVGGDEVPDGAWLASPLARTLMEREGISGTFGLQSYFLKQVKDMLSRRDRKLAGWNEVAHGGGVEAQGTLLMAWQTPEVGIELAREGYEVVMTPGQAYYLDMVQAEEWQEPGASWAGTVPPAHTYDYEAEGDFPEELKHRLKGVQACIWSEHFLSRGYFNRLVFPRLPAIAEAAWTPKSEKNWPRFAAIVGLSPKL; from the coding sequence ATGCAATCGGCGCCCTATCGTCTCGAAAGTGCGTGGCAACCGGATGGTGGTCCGCATGGCCGCTTTACTTTCAGCCTGTTCAATCTCTGCGACCGCCCGGTGGAGAATTTCACGATCGTCTATACATCGCTGACGCGGGTCATCGACCAGAAGGCGTGCGAGAATGCAACGTTCGTAAAGCGGGACGCCAACTACCACGAATTCGCCCCGCCGGCCGGTTTCGTGCTGGCCCCCGGCGCATCCTGGGCATTTTCGGTCAGCGGCCTGCACCGCAAGGCGGTGCATTGTACCGACGGTGCGAAGTCCGCCTATCTGACGCTGGGCGATGGCAGCCATGCGGCGGTTGCCGTGTCCGATCTGCTTCTCGAAGGCCGCGTCAGCGAGCCACCACCGGTGCTGCTGCCGGAAGGAAAACTCGATCTGCCGTTTGCTCTGCAACCCTGGCCGCGCCGGATCGACGCGGAAGCCGGGGAAGGCTTTCCGGTCTGCCTGTATCCCGCCGCGGGCGCATCGCTGGAGGATCTCAGGGCTGTCGACACAGTGCTTGCACTCTTCCGGCGTCTGTTTGAGGCGGATCATGTACCGTTCAGCCTGACGCCAAACAGCCAGGGCAGGGCGCTGCATCTCGAACCGGACGCAGCACTCGCGCCGGAGGGCTACGAGCTTTCCTTCTCAGCAAACGACGTCAGCCTGAGATTCGGTGGCACAGCCGGCCGTCAATACGGTCTGACGAGCCTGGCACAGCTTCTGAATGGCGCACGCCGGGAGCCCGCGAAATTCCGGTTTCCGATCCGTGGCACCGTCTCCGACGCGCCGCGCTACAGCTGGCGCGGCTGCCATCTCGACGTGTCGCGGCAGTTCTATCCGCTCAGCGATCTCTCGCGGCTGATCGATATCCTCGCCTGGCTGAAACTCAACATCTTCCACTGGCACCTGACAGACGACGAGGCATGGCGGCTGGAGATCAAGGCCTATCCGCAGCTCACCACGGTCGGCGTCCGACGTGGCCCGGATGGACCGCTTCTGCCACAACTCGGCAATGGCGCCGAGCCTGTGGGAGGCTTCTACAGCCAGGATGATGTCCGCAGGCTCGTTGGCCATGCGTCAGCACTGCATATCGAGATCGTGCCGGAGATCGATATTCCCGGCCACAACGCGGCGACGCTTGTCGCGCTGCGCGACCTTTCCGACGGTCAGGAGGCCCCGGAAAGCTATCATTCGGTCCAGGGGTACGCCAACAACGCGCTCAATCCGGCCGTGCCGTTCAGCTACGAATTCCTGGAAAAGGTCTTCGATGAAATGGTCGAGCTTTTCCCGTCCGCCTACATCCATGTCGGCGGCGACGAGGTGCCGGACGGCGCGTGGCTCGCCTCGCCGCTGGCAAGGACGTTGATGGAACGCGAGGGCATTTCCGGCACCTTCGGACTGCAGTCCTATTTCCTTAAACAGGTAAAAGACATGCTGAGCAGGCGCGACAGGAAGCTCGCCGGCTGGAACGAGGTTGCCCATGGCGGCGGCGTCGAGGCGCAAGGTACGCTGCTGATGGCCTGGCAAACGCCGGAGGTCGGCATCGAGCTTGCCCGCGAAGGCTATGAAGTCGTGATGACGCCCGGCCAGGCCTATTATCTCGACATGGTGCAGGCAGAGGAATGGCAGGAGCCGGGCGCAAGCTGGGCCGGTACCGTGCCACCCGCACACACCTATGACTACGAGGCCGAGGGCGATTTTCCGGAGGAGCTGAAACATCGGCTGAAGGGCGTGCAGGCCTGCATTTGGTCGGAGCATTTCCTCTCGCGCGGCTATTTCAACCGCCTCGTCTTTCCGCGCCTGCCGGCCATCGCCGAGGCGGCGTGGACGCCGAAGAGCGAGAAGAACTGGCCGCGCTTCGCGGCAATCGTCGGTCTCAGCCCGAAACTATGA